The DNA segment TTTCAcaggtttttatatattttcatgaccAAAAAAATTGGAACATATTAAACTACATTAGTTACATGCTCCTGATCTATTGGTTGAGGTTAATGCTTCTGGAAGCTGTGCAGCAGATGGCGAACATTCTAAAGCATCCGTGGTCCCTAGCCAGGAGGAGTCAGCAGGAAGTTTCAAGGGAAGGAACTGAAAGCATCTTTACATATTGTTCTAAGGAGGAGTGGGTCTGTGCTAAACAGTCCATTGTGCACTGGTTCATTGCCTATGCTAATTGACTTCCCAAATTGCACAAGAagttgcatgtctgtgtgtgtccccaGCTcgttctaattggtaaataaagttgccagtggcCAGTGGTTGagcaaggagacagaggcaggactttgagggtccaggggagggagaggagcttACCATTGCCAGGGAGAAGGTCCAGGCCTGAGGAGTGTAGGAAAGGGACAGAGACATTGCCAAGATGTAAGAGTCTGGGGTTGTGGCCCACAAGGGCAGCAGGCCAGAGTCTGTGGCAGCCAGGATGGAAAAATAGGTTTTAGTAAGTCATAATTCAGGAATATCAGATGGGAGAGTGTGTTAGCTGTGGGAAGGTTTGGAAGTGGCCCAGCTGCTGAGCTGCTTcgggcatattaaaaataaggctgcatgtgtgtgtcattCATTCTTGAATCCAAATTATTTGGCTGAGTGTAGAGGAGGCATGCACACCTGCTGGGGAGTTTAGAGTGGGATAATTAATTACCACTTCTGTCCAAAGGTGAGGACCTTGACTTATATACAGAGTATGCTTTTAATGGAAAATATAAGATTATTTGAATACTTCTGTCTTCAGTGAAAAAGTGAGTAACTATTTCTAAGTCACCATTAACAGGTAAAACCAGGgtttaaagagatggctcagttgttaaaaacactggctgctcttatagaggacccaggttcaaatcccagtatcgacatggcagctcacaactgtctataacaccTCTtcaaggggatccaacaccctcactaAGCCATGCatgtagtcaaaacaccaatgagcatcaaataaaactaaataaatatctaaaaacgCAAAAGAATACAAACGAGCAAATAACCAAAAGCCAAACACGGCAGCATACATATCTGATATtaccactcaggaagcagaggcaggaggatagctgtCAACTTCAGGCCAACTGGACATTTTAAGTTCAAGGCAAACCAGGACatgcagtgagatcctgtctcagcgctaaagtaaacaaagaaaataaacagcagTCCTAGTAGTTAGGGGCAAAGGCAGAAACACTGTGAATTCAAACAAACCTTTAAAGATCCCATcacaaaaattttcaaatatgaataaaattttagaaatatcCAAATTGAAATTTTTCAAATTAAACAAAGCTTGgggatgttttgttattttaattctgTAGGTTTTTTTCCTTACCTTTTAACACAtttcctgcttcctgctgtggCACAGACTCATATTGAGAGGTAGAAAATGCAGTCTCTGAGGAGAGCTGGGTCCTGTCCCCCTGGGTGGAGGCTCTGAAGCCTCCTGCACTTGGAAACAGCTTCATGGTAGAAACTTCAGGGTCTTCTGCCAGACTCATGGGAGTGAAGGAAATCTGATGAGTCAAGACTGGAGACCTCTCATCCCCCAGTGCAGTCACCAGGGCTGTTCCCAAGGCTGGTTCTCCTCCCAGGTGCCCTGGAGCCACCTTTAAAACTGCTGTGGAAGAGGGGCTCTCCTCAGTCCCCTCAAAGCTCTCATAGGTCCCATGTGGTGGCTTTGTTCTCATTTGAGTCTCTGCATTGTCTCCTGGCTCTGGGGGCCTCCCCCGACTTATGCTCTCAAATTTGGTGTCATCCCACTCCTCATTGAAGATAGAAGAGACTGGGCCAGCTGTGCTGACACTCACTGTGACCTTAGCATCCCCCAAAATACTGCCAGCTGTTGGCTCAGTAGTCAGGAAATTATTGGGGATTGTCACCAAATACTTGGTGGTAGTGCTCTGGCCATCATCAGCTGCCATCTCTGAGGGTCTCTCCCTATCAGGCTCCATGTCTCCTGTAGAATCAACACCAGGAACGACAGTAGTTCCCATGGCTGCATCTGCTTTGATTATCTCAGGTTCTTTGGTATTTATAGAGGAAGAAGGTGAATTTCCTAAGCTAACTGCTTCCTGACTTTTAGCTGCAAATAACTGGTTATCTAAATAATCCAGAGAACCATGTGTTACGTCTGTGACTGCTGCTACAATAGGCTGGGTACTCAAACTGTTATAGGGTCCCTCCTGGTCAGGATTCAGAGAAGCAGGTGAAGATACAGCAACAGTTAACATGACCTTGGAAAGGCTGTGCTCAGAAGACATTCTTTCAAGCAGGCTGGGGCCAGGCTCTTGTTCACTGGCTGAGACCACAGGCTCACTGGAAGAGTAAACACCAGGGCTGGTAGGATGCAGAAGCCCAGCTCCTGGAAGATGGCTCTCTTTGTTGACTGAGAATACTTTAATTAATGGTATCTCTGAAGGTCCTTCAGATAGTACCATTGGAGCTTCAGAGGACATCTGCTGCAGCATGTACTTTGGAGCAAAGGAGATGTTTTCTTGGTCATCAGTGTTCATCTTCTGGGACTGCTCTTTCTCTGCATATTCTTGTGCTGTCTCCCTCCTTTCCACCTTTGGGAAAGCTTGACATCCTGTAGCCAAGGTGAGGAAGAGAATGCTACAGAAAGCCACACAGGTGGGCATCAGAGTTGGTCTGCTCATAGTGGATGGGAAAAACAGGTTGAAGGAGTTGACAATTCCAGTAATTGAGTCCTGTAGGCAAAGAAAGCATGTTACACTGTTATATGGATGTATTTTGTAAAGAATCTGCTTTATGTTAAACCAGAAGTACAATGACCTCCTTGACTTCCTCAGAAAGAAGGGAGGTCAGAGATGGTTGTTCTATTTCTTTGTACCCTTGAGACATGGATAACCTAGTTCACTTTTTCCTCCTTACTTCTTTAGCCCATTTGACTTGAAGCTCCCTGTAAAATGGTATATAAAATCACTGTAGAAATAGCAGTATGGCTAGGAGGTGGAATGTTAATGTTACAAACTAATGTAAAGAACTTTTGTGTTGCCATGGTCTGCATGGTTGTATCTATAACTCAACCGAGTTCTAATCATAAGGATAGTAAAGGATGAATAAGACTAGGGTCccagccaggtggtagtggcgcacgcctttaatcccagcacttgggaggcagaagcaggctgatttgtgagttcgaagccagcctggtctacaacgtgagttccaggacagccaggactacacagagaaacattcccCTCCTTTCTGTGTAGCTTGTGAGAAAAAGTAAATACTTGGCAACTGTAGCTCCATATCTAACCAGAGCCCATACTTGCTGCTGTCCTTAGGTTTGACTTTACAGAATCCAGAAATGTAGGAGACTTATTTGAGGGCTTTTGTTGCTCTTGTATCTGGGACTTCTTACAATTCTCCTACTCTCCCCAAGTTATGGTATGTTGCTACAGCAGTCAAAATAGAAAATATGCTTTCAAACTTGAAAAATATCAAAACATGCTGAATGAAAATCAGTTATTTTTATGAGCttaaaaatgtgtgtgaatgATCTCTAgccaaaacatattttttaaatgttcaaactatttgaaacaaaaataattatacaCAAAACCTCCTTGTTTCAAAATTTGAGAGTCATAAAAGATACTTAGGCAACacaaacatatttttttcatgttcaaatttttatttcttactggTTAGCTATGatttatactaattatatttattatattcttcAAACTATACACAACCTCATTGCAGCTAAAACTACATCCTTATAACATCTTTCTTTCATATAGTTTAAAGATTTACAAATCTTTCTGTCCATTGATCTAGGCTGGTCTTTAGAGATCATAATACTGAAAATTTACCAAGTGTTGAATCCTCAGtacaaataggaaaaaatatCTAAGATTCTACATCTTTTTCTCAAAGGTTAATTTCTGAAATTAGAATCTAAAAATTAAAGCCTCATCGTTATGAAAGTTACATTTCTTCGTTCATTTACATCTAACCCTCTAAACTGCCTATCTAGATAGGCACATGCTGGGGAATTGTGAAATTCAGAAACCCACATTTCCATGAGGTTTTCTCCACTTAAGGATTTCAAAGCTTTCATATGTACCCTATTTAGTCTTTtgatgttcattttgttttgttgtgttgttgttctCTGTCTtaaaaactcactttgtagagtagactggccttgaacttacagaaattGACTTGCTGTTGTCTTCTGAGTCCTGTGACTAAAGGTGTGCTCTACTATGCCCAGCTTCCATTTAGTCTTaaaagtcctgtgtgtgtgtgtgtgtgtgtgtgtgtgtgtgtgtgtgtgtgtgtgtgtgtgtgtgtgtgaatcaagGGTCAGGTTTCTGAGACACTCCCAAGCTTTCCTGAGAAACCTTGGGTCTGAAGTCATTGGATGAATAACATTCAAATTCTCCATGTCCAGGAATGAATAAAGCCACAGATATTTGTTGTGCTTTAAGTCCGTGGGTTTCGAGAGTAGTGTGCCATACCAAACCTTGACTCCACAGAGAAATATAGGAAGAGAACCTATGAGTTGTCAAGTGCCATGTGCAGAAAAGTAACAGCATCATCAAGATCATAACTAGCATGCAAAGAAAGCTGAAACCAGAGAACCTAGGAGAGACGTTAAGCTTGCCCATCTCTCcataccaccccaccccccagatcCTTAGGCAGTGGAAGGGACTGCATGTAGACGGCAAGGGTTGAAGCAATTTTAACTAAATATTAAGTTGCCTATGTATATTGTGatattaaaaggagaaaatatggagaagagagttgagaaaaagagaaaaaacacatGCCAAGGCACATCACATTTGAGAATGTCATTCTACTTTAGATGGGCCAGAAATTCCCTTCTTCTGTAACCAGGTCATGTGAGCCTAGGGAAGGATGGTCCTGATGCCCCAATTTCTTTccttaaaacaaagacaaatgagAGCTGTGAATCAAAGTGTCCATGGACAGACAATGCGTTTACCCCTTTGGATTTCTGTGTAGACAAACTGAACTAGGAAACTATATTAATATTGTAAAGGACAAAATACTGACAATAACTACACAAGTCTCTGGTTTATTTCAGCTCTATTCAGGAAGCTATCCATTGTTTTTTCACTCAGTGCCATCTTACTAAACATATTAGATGATGGGAGGGATGCCCCGGGACTAGGACTGGGGCTCAGAGACAGAATGCCTGCTCAGCATgcacaagaacctgagttcaaaaaAGGATATGGCCTAAAAGCTGAGTCTATGTGAGTCTGGATAAAAACATCAAGAATGGGCAGTTTAGAGGGACATGGGCTAGcattgaaaaataatttctgaatTTACATTTCTTGTTGCCATGTGCTAGTGAATATACCTCTTCACTTCTGCCTTTGACAAAACGGGGAGTTAAGAAAGCACACCATGAGATCCCCTCTACCTCTCTGATTGTATACTCATGTCTTGTTACTATGAAGTAAAACAAACCTGAGACTGTTCCTGCAGTCTCAGCATTTCTCCATCACGGAATGGAGGTGCCCACACATGTGAATGAGCACTGTACATGTTATGATTTGTAGTCTTGTGGGCTGagaggaaatttttctgaacaattTAGgttgaggggaaaggggaaaaaacgGTAAAGTTTTAAGTAGCCTCAACCACCTTGCCAAGGCATAATCCTCCTCGAGGGTCTTATTTCATTTACGTCTAGAATTCTAGAATGTCTGTATGCAGGGAATTTTGTTTCTCCTCTAAAAGACGTTCCTTCTGTGATTCAGTGCTGGCCACCTGCTTTCTAAGTCCAATTACAGCAGAGAAAGTGGGGGTGACCACAAGTCTTTGGTAGGTCTGTGCATGGAGGCCCTATGCTCCTTTTCTCCACCATTGGAAACAACATCCCAACTTTAAAAGAAACTGATGATGGCCTGTAGGAATGGCAGCAGCAAGCAGCCTGCCACTCAGAGGAATTAGCAGATGACCTTCAAATCCCTCCATCTCTCAGGTTCAGTGCAGGTCCCCGTCACTGCTCTTAGGAGTTTAGCATCAAACAACGGGAGCTGCATGACACCGGAAAATACGGAAGAAAAGTCAGACCAGTCAGGTTGATGCTAATATTCTTAAGCCTAAACAAACCCTCTAGCCATGTTTTGGAGTCTGTGgcctttgctttctttcctctacACTACACTCCCCTATGTGGCCAAGTGCCCAGGAGAGAGGAAATGCTGAGCAGATCTTGGCAGAAAAGCCAGATTGTCTTTAGGCTGCTCtgcagggagaagggaagagggaaaatgTCACTGTTTGTGAACATCTGTGTCTCAGGTTAAACTATCCCAGACATTAGAATACTAAAGGAACAGAGGGAAGTTATTCTCTTACTTTCTGTTCACATTGCATTTTTGGTgctattctctctgtgtctctccatgCTCATTAGTTCTCACAGACTCTAACCAAATTCCTAACAGATAGCAGATATCGGCTCCACCTACTTTAAAAAGCATTCCTTAGGGAGCTAATCAATACCACTCTGTCTGTCACTTGCTATCAAGGAACCCTGATGGCTTCTGCTATTGTCTGAATAATTTGCAGCATTTTTGCCAGCAGTGGACAGATAAGCTGTTCTGCCAAGCATTATCTTTGACAATCTTAAAAAGACACAATCCAGAATTTCCTTCTTTATCAGTCTTGCATCTTCAAGCTCCAAACACCATGAAAAgaaacgttaaaaaaaaaagaaaggaaaggaaaggaaaagaaaaggaaagaaaagaagcaaacaaaataaacctgACAACTGTAGCTATAAGACTTAAACCTAAGGTTTTCTACACATTTACTTGGTCAATGTGTTCCCAGCTGAGATGAAGGCTATTATTGCTTCAGTGCattaccaaaacaaaaacatgacaggGAACTCagtatgttaaacattttttttattatgacaGGGCTCATAGGGTAAATTGAATTTCATAACTATTCTAAAAGGACTTTGAGCATTGCCCTAAGAGTACCGAAGCACAGAAAAGCTCTGACAACTGGCTCTTATTTACAGAATTACTATGGAAAACGGAGAAGACATGGAGAGGAAAGATCCAGGCTCATAGATCCCCTTGTCTGCTGGAAAGGCGAGGTTGTGATTGGGCATCCCTTTGTGGGtttgctcttcttcctttctatccAGATGGATGCTTGAACTTCAaggcaagaaggacacattctgTAATGTCTGCAGCAAAATATCTGCAACTTAAACTGCCAGACAACCTTCCAGTTCTGGATGgggtctttctttgtctttcaatGCCTGGTGACCACTGGGGTCTACCTCAAACTCAACTTTCTTTTTCACCTAACTTTCAGTatcatcttcatttatttttctctttgaaatcCCAGAGTCCCAACTGCTGTGAGTCTGTCccttattttccctcttgaagtggTTGCTGCCTAACTAGATCCTCATTATTTTAATTGCCTTCTAATTGGTGAATCTGTCTAGACCGTCTCCTTTGTAATACATTATAGACCACCCAGATGGTTTGTTCTTGAGAATGAAATGATAGTGATCAATCAAGAGTAGCTACTGCTTGGGTAATGTTTTGTGTCAACTGCTGTTAAGTGCCTGATGGAAATTTaccttatttcatcttacaaaatGAGGTAGGTGCTACCATGATCCTGATTATCTTTAAGATGAAAAGGCTGCACGTTTACAGAGGATAAGCAACTTGCTTCTGTGGTAGCTTGTAGCTTTGTTTGATCTTTGGAGTCTTTTAGACTTCAATATCCTTGCCTTTGCCATCTGGCTTCTCTGGCTTCCCAAGGCACAGAATGTAATGCCCCCAAATATACAACCCCCAGCTGTGCATCTATTATCCAAATCTTACACCAGGGCCAAGCAAATTCCCATCTTCAAGCAGATGCAGCCCCCACTTCAATGCTTAAGCCTTCATATAGATTCTGGTTCTACCATGttagcctgaaacttgctttgatGGATATCAGAAAACagatgctatctatctatctatctatctatctatctatctatctatctatctatctatctatctatctatctatctatctatcagaaaacagatgctatctatctatctatctatctatctatctatctatctatctctatctatctatcatctatctctatctatctatctatctatctatctcacaacacaaacacacaaattggCTCATTCTCTTCCCATTATTCTCTCAGCTTCTTCACCACTAATTGTCATCTCACTTCAAAGGAGATAACATCTCTTGTACATTCACATTGGccttttaaatttcctttgtttttaatgatgGCAACTGGATAGAGGGGGTAATCAATACATAGCTGGTGGCATGGAATACTCTGTCTTGTAcacgtacatgtacacacacacacacacacacacagagagagagagaagagagagagagagagagagaatgagagagagagagagagagagagagagagagagagagagagagagagagagagaagcagttaCAGCTAACTAGCTTTAGAGTATTGGGTCAGCTTGTCTACCTTTTAATCTTTCAGAAATCCAATCAGGGATTCTCTAATTGACAAAGGGGGAGAaactcctttgttgttgttgttgttaggtaTCTTAATAATCTCTTCATTTTGTGCTATCCTTGATCCTTACAGATCCATATGTCACTGATTTATCTTGTCTTTTTTGTAAGCATCAAGGTTCTCCTTGTCAATATTATTTCATTAGTCAACTCTGGCTCTATTAATCTAGCTACAGATCTTGGCATTATAGCACCACATTACTGATTCAAGGTGTTATTGGCAATGCTCACTGGTCTCTCATATTGGTTCTAAAATCTGGGCTGCAGCCATCCTTTACTGTAAATTAAAGAGATAGGATGACAAATGATCCTTTCAGCAGACTGTTCCATCACAGTGGAACAATAGAGAATGGAGTAGCTGCAGAGAATTATGTTCCCCAAGGAGCGCAGCAGCCCAGCCCGGTGCTGACTGAGAAGAGAGTGAGTAGGCAGGTCAACCCCCAGCAAAGTGCTCTCCCCAGGCTTCAGGCCACAAATGAGTGCTGCACATGGCTCCCTTCCAGAGCTTTGTCGATTTAATGATGCTAGCTAACAAACAAGTCCATGCTTCTTGTCTCAGGATATCATCTTATCCTTCGTAAGAGAAGTTGCCCTTGAAGATTAAAACATAATGTGCAACTTCTCTGGGAACCTTGGACAAACCATGACAACAAAG comes from the Mus musculus strain C57BL/6J chromosome 14, GRCm38.p6 C57BL/6J genome and includes:
- the Armh4 gene encoding armadillo-like helical domain-containing protein 4 precursor; translation: MLQDSITGIVNSFNLFFPSTMSRPTLMPTCVAFCSILFLTLATGCQAFPKVERRETAQEYAEKEQSQKMNTDDQENISFAPKYMLQQMSSEAPMVLSEGPSEIPLIKVFSVNKESHLPGAGLLHPTSPGVYSSSEPVVSASEQEPGPSLLERMSSEHSLSKVMLTVAVSSPASLNPDQEGPYNSLSTQPIVAAVTDVTHGSLDYLDNQLFAAKSQEAVSLGNSPSSSINTKEPEIIKADAAMGTTVVPGVDSTGDMEPDRERPSEMAADDGQSTTTKYLVTIPNNFLTTEPTAGSILGDAKVTVSVSTAGPVSSIFNEEWDDTKFESISRGRPPEPGDNAETQMRTKPPHGTYESFEGTEESPSSTAVLKVAPGHLGGEPALGTALVTALGDERSPVLTHQISFTPMSLAEDPEVSTMKLFPSAGGFRASTQGDRTQLSSETAFSTSQYESVPQQEAGNVLKDITQERKMATQAMNTTSPVVTQEHMATIEVPRGSGEPEEGMPSLSPVPAEVADAELSRRGESLATPASTTVVPLSLKLTSSMEDLMDTITGPSEEFIPVLGSPMAPPAMTVEAPTISSALPSEGRTSPSISRPNTAASYGLEQLESEEVEDDEDEEDEEDEEEEEEDEEDEEDEEDKETDSLYKDFDGDTEPPGFTLPGITSQEPDIRSGSMDLLEVATYQVPETIEWEQQNQGLVRSWMEKLKDKAGYMSGMLVPVGVGIAGALFILGALYSIKVMNRRRRNGFKRHKRKREFNSMQDRVMLLADSSEDEF
- the Armh4 gene encoding armadillo-like helical domain-containing protein 4 precursor, whose amino-acid sequence is MLQDSITGIVNSFNLFFPSTMSRPTLMPTCVAFCSILFLTLATGCQAFPKVERRETAQEYAEKEQSQKMNTDDQENISFAPKYMLQQMSSEAPMVLSEGPSEIPLIKVFSVNKESHLPGAGLLHPTSPGVYSSSEPVVSASEQEPGPSLLERMSSEHSLSKVMLTVAVSSPASLNPDQEGPYNSLSTQPIVAAVTDVTHGSLDYLDNQLFAAKSQEAVSLGNSPSSSINTKEPEIIKADAAMGTTVVPGVDSTGDMEPDRERPSEMAADDGQSTTTKYLVTIPNNFLTTEPTAGSILGDAKVTVSVSTAGPVSSIFNEEWDDTKFESISRGRPPEPGDNAETQMRTKPPHGTYESFEGTEESPSSTAVLKVAPGHLGGEPALGTALVTALGDERSPVLTHQISFTPMSLAEDPEVSTMKLFPSAGGFRASTQGDRTQLSSETAFSTSQYESVPQQEAGNVLKDITQERKMATQAMNTTSPVVTQEHMATIEVPRGSGEPEEGMPSLSPVPAEVADAELSRRGESLATPASTTVVPLSLKLTSSMEDLMDTITGPSEEFIPVLGSPMAPPAMTVEAPTISSALPSEGRTSPSISRPNTAASYGLEQLESEEVEDDEDEEDEEDEEEEEEDEEDEEDEEDKETDSLYKDFDGDTEPPGFTLPGITSQEPDIRSGSMDLLEVATYQVPETIEWEQQNQGLVRSWMEKLKDKAGYMSGMLVPVGVGIAGALFILGALYSIKVMNRRRRNGFKRHKRKQREFNSMQDRVMLLADSSEDEF
- the Armh4 gene encoding armadillo-like helical domain-containing protein 4 isoform X1, whose product is MLQDSITGIVNSFNLFFPSTMSRPTLMPTCVAFCSILFLTLATGCQAFPKVERRETAQEYAEKEQSQKMNTDDQENISFAPKYMLQQMSSEAPMVLSEGPSEIPLIKVFSVNKESHLPGAGLLHPTSPGVYSSSEPVVSASEQEPGPSLLERMSSEHSLSKVMLTVAVSSPASLNPDQEGPYNSLSTQPIVAAVTDVTHGSLDYLDNQLFAAKSQEAVSLGNSPSSSINTKEPEIIKADAAMGTTVVPGVDSTGDMEPDRERPSEMAADDGQSTTTKYLVTIPNNFLTTEPTAGSILGDAKVTVSVSTAGPVSSIFNEEWDDTKFESISRGRPPEPGDNAETQMRTKPPHGTYESFEGTEESPSSTAVLKVAPGHLGGEPALGTALVTALGDERSPVLTHQISFTPMSLAEDPEVSTMKLFPSAGGFRASTQGDRTQLSSETAFSTSQYESVPQQEAGNVLKDITQERKMATQAMNTTSPVVTQEHMATIEVPRGSGEPEEGMPSLSPVPAEVADAELSRRGESLATPASTTVVPLSLKLTSSMEDLMDTITGPSEEFIPVLGSPMAPPAMTVEAPTISSALPSEGRTSPSISRPNTAASYGLEQLESEEVEDDEDEEDEEDEEEEEEDEEDEEDEEDKETDSLYKDFDGDTEPPGFTLPGITSQEPDIRSGSMDLLEVATYQVPETIEWEQQNQGLDIEVMDKIILMNSFGSLMTTSD